GCTTGGGAAGAAGGATGGGTACGAACAGGTCCAACTTGCACTTATCAAAACTTTAAAACAACTGCAGAGTGTACTTTAACAGATAATTTACCAGACATTAAAACAGAAAGTACTCTAGAAGTAACTGTGCCTAAAAGTTTAGCTGAGAAGTGGAAAAACGAAGGAAGATATGAGCAAGAAATGAAAGAATTAGATGAATTCTTTGCTCGTACAGGATATCCGCGTACGCCAAAATACCATATGATTAAATGGTTGTGCGATTACATTATCGAATTTGGTATTGATGGTTATCGTGCAGATACAGTAAAGCATACGGAAGAATCGGTTTGGGGAGATTTTCGTAAAGAGTGCGAATATGCATTCCAATTGTGGAAGAAAAACAATCCTGAAAAAGTGTTGGATGATAATGAATTCTACTCGGTTGCAGAAATATATGGATACAATATTAGTCATAAATTTGCTTACAGTTTTGGCGATAAACAAGTAAATTATTATGCAAATGGCTTTACTGATTTGATCAATTTTGAATTTAAATACAATGCACAAAATTCATATGAAGAATTGTTCTCGAATTATTCTGAAATCCTTCAAGGTGATTTAAAAGGTCATGGGATACTAAATTATTTGACTTCGCATGACGATGGATCTCCATTCGATGCCAAAAGAGAAAGAAGTTTCGAATCAGCAAATAAATTGTTGTTGTGCCCAGGAACTTCTCAAGTGTACTATGGCGATGAGTCAGCTCGTCCATTAGTAATTGAAGGAACTGTTGGCGATGCAACGCTACGTTCGTTCATGAATTGGGAGCAAATTGTAAGCGATAAAAATACACAAACTGTTTTGAACCATTGGCAAAAGTTAGGTCAGTTTCGAAGAGATCATCCAGCTGTGGGAGCAGGAGTTCATAAGATGCTTTCGGAAACTCCATATGTTTTTAGTAGAACTTATAACAACATGGAATTGCAAGATCAGGTTTTTGTTGGTTTGGATTTACCAATAGGGAAAAAGGAATTGACAATTGAAGGCTTGGAGAACGGAACAAAATTGCATGATGCTTATTCTGGGGAGATTGTAAAGGTGAAAAACGGAAAAGTAAGTTTCGATACAGAATTTGATATTGTATTATTAGAACTCTTGTAAAATCTAGGATATAACCCTAAACCCCTAAAAGGGTAAAGAGTTAATACAGAACACACAAACTAATCATCTAAATAAATAGCAATGAAGAAATTGAATCAGATTGTTTTGGGTATGGCTGTTTTAGCAGGAATGCTTGCTGGCTGCCAAAACAAACCAGCAGCGAAAGCTGTTGCTGAAGAAATGAAAACTGAAAAGCCTTTAGAATGGAGCCGTAATGCCAATATTTACGAGGTGAACATTCGTCAATATACACCAGAAGGAACGCTTAATGCTTTCGCCAAACATATGCCTCGCTTAAAGGAAATGGGCGTGGATATTCTTTGGTTAATGCCGGTTTATCCTATTTCGGAGAAGAACCGTAAAGGAAGCATGGGATCGTATTACGCTGTTGCAGACTATCAAGCTGTGAATCCGGAGTTTGGTACTATGGACGATTTGAAAAGTTTGGTAAAGCAAGCTCACGATATGGGTATGAAAGTGATTCTCGACTGGGTGGCTAACCATACAGGTTGGGATAATATAATCATGAAAGATCATAAAGACTGGTACACTCAGAACGAAAAGGGTGAGATTGTAATTCCTGAAGGAACAGACTGGAGCGATACGGCTGATTTGAACTACGAGAATCAGGAAATGCGTAAGTATATGATCGAATCCTTAAAGTTTTGGTTGACCAATGCCGATGTTGACGGATTCCGTTGCGATGTTGCAGGAATGGTTCCTACCGATTTTTGGGAAGCGGCTCGTAAAGAACTGGACGCTGTGAAGCCTGTATTCATGCTGGCCGAAGATGGCGGACATGAGCTATTGGAAAATGCCTTTGACATGGGATATGGATGGGATTTTCACCATATTATGAACGATGTGGTAAAAGGAAAGAAAACAGCCAACGATATGGAAGCTTTCTTTACGAAGATCGATACCGTTTTCCCTGCTGACTCATACCTTATGAATTTCATTACCAACCACGACGAGAATTCGTGGAATGGCACTATAGAAGAGCGAATGGGCGAAGGTGGTAAAGCATTTGCCGTACTAACCTTCACTATGCCGGGTATGCCATTAATTTACAGTGGACAAGAAGCTGGTATGAACAAGCGTTTGAAGTTCTTTGAGAAAGATGAGATTGATTGGAGCAATGAAACCCTTGCACCTTTCTACAAGCAATTATTGTCTTTAAAGAGCTCAAATAAGGCATTGCAAAATGGTATAAAAGGTGGAAAGATTGTACGAATTCCATCGGATAAAAATGAAGCAGTTTATGCCTTTACTCGTGAGGCAGAAGGAAACAAAGTTATTGTGATTTTGAACCTGGGCAAAGAGCCAGTTAAAGCGACATTGGAAATGGATGCAAATGCAGGCAACTATGCTTGTTATAAAGATGGAAACAAACACGATTTGGCTGCTAAGCTTGCAGTAGATATGAAAGCTTGGGAGTATAGAGTATACGTGAAGTAGTAAAACCGATTTCCGTTTGTTCGGAAAACCAATATCCCAATGAAAGGCCGCTTTTTAGCGGCTTTTCTATTTTAGAGATTATTTGTGACTTAAGTAATGGAGTTTTCTTCCAGAGTGCTAATAACCGTTGTTTTGTAGTTTCTGCCAATTGGAATTTGATTGTTGTTTATTCCAATAATTGTTGAAGAATAAGTCTCAATTTTATTGATCGCGATAACAAATGATCTATGAACTCTTAAAAAGTTGCTTTCTGGCAGTTTCTCTTGAATGTTGGTGATGGTATTAAGGGTTACAATTTCTTTGTCATTTTCCAGATAAATTGACACGTAGTTTCTTTGACTCTCAATGAAAAGGATCTCGTGAAGAAAGACTTTAACCATTTTCTTATCCGATTTAACAAAAATGAATGGTTGATCTGTTAAGATTGATTCCTTTTTCTCCGTGATTTGATAATCATGTTTTTTAAGCTTGAAATATCTATTGACAGCCTTAATAAACCTTCCAAATGGAATAGGCTTAATTAAGTAATCCAAGGCTTCTAATTCAAAACCTTCAACAGCAAATTCTGAGTAGGCTGTTGTGAAAATAACGGTTGGTGGATTAGAAATATTCTTGAGCAATTGAATTCCAGTTAAACCTGGCATTTGGATATCCAGAAATAACAAATCAATTTGTTTTGTATTTAAAATAGACAAAGCTTCCACGGCACTTTTGCATTTGCCCTCTAGCTGTAAATAATCAATTCGATTAATATATTCTTCAATTACATCTTGAGCTAAATCTTCATCATCAACGATTAAACATTTTATATTCATTGCAACTTCAAATTTAAATGCACATTATACGATTCCTCAGTCGACTCAATTTTTAAATCATGACTTTCAGGGTAAATTAAAGATAACCTCCTTTTTACAGTTTGCAAACCAATACCACCTACAATTGAATCCTGATCTGAACTTGAATCAGGCACACTATTTTCTATTTTAAGAACTAAATTCTTATTCTTAAGACCAATTTCAATCGTAATCCAAGCTTGTCCATCAAATCCTTTCGTACTATGCTTAAAGGCGTTTTCTATAAATGGTAGAATAATCATAGGAGCAATACGATTTGTGCTGATATCTCCCCAAATGTTTAAGCTCAAATCTATTCGATTGCCATAACGAATTTTTTCCAAGTCCAAATAGCTTTTTATACAATCAATCTCCTTCGTTAAATCTACTCGGGTAGAAGTGGTTTCGTAAAGCATGTATCGTAATAAGTCCGATAGTTTTAGAATTACATCTAAGGATTGATCTGATTTTTTTAAGATTAAGGAGTACAAGCTATTTAGAGTATTAAACAGAAAATGTGGCTGTACCTGATTTTTTAAAAAGATCAATTCAGCTTCTAATTTTTCTCGCTGAAGTATTTGTTCGTGCTGTTGAATTTTCGCCAAATATTCCATTGTTTTCACAGTCATGGGTAACATTAAAACCGAACCTAAATTAACTGCACTTCTCACAATTTGAGAAAATGAGAAGGTTGGAGCTTTTTCCCAATTAGGAAAAAAGTACTCTACAATAACCAGATTATCAATTATGCGTTGAAGAATGGCTGTGAAAGAAACAATTAAGACAAAAGCACAAAGAAAAAGCCATACTTTTCTTTTAAACAATAGTCGTGGATAGAGGTAATAAATGACAGTATAAACCAAAAAGATTTTAACAGGTAAATTAATCAGTTCTACCTTAATGGTTTTAAGATAATTTGCATCGTAAGTTCCCCATGCGTAAGCAAAGAATAGCACAAAAAGAATCCAATAAGATAGGTGTTGTACAGCTCTATTATTAATAATATAGGAAAGCCATTTGTTATCGGATGTTATGATTTGCATTTGTGAGCAGATAAAATTGGTAATATACATATGTAAGGGATTTTAGTGCATTTTGCAAATTATAGCACGGTTTAAACTTGCCGAAAGGATGGATTAATGCTTTGCAAGGACGAAATACGTTTAAAGGAATCACTGGGATTCCATAAATATCCATCATTACGCTTGAAATATTATCTAGATTATTAGAACTTGAAGAGGAAATAGTGGGTTTTTGGAAGGATTTAATACGATCATTCGTACGAATTACATTCTTTTAGATACCAACAACCGATCGTTAAGGATACTTGTAAGCCTTAAAATTATTTGTTCTTCTGAATAGTTTATAATATTGTTTGTAGATCTTATTTGTTGATTTTAAAATAATTATGGATATGAGAAAATTAGGAATGATCACACTGTTATTATTTATAGGCTTTATAGGCAATTCACAGAATAAAGGAAATGTGATTGGTACCATTGATGAATACCCAGATTTTCAATCGAAGTATGTCACCATGCGTAATGTTGACGTTTGGTTGCCTGAAGGTTATTCTGAGACACATAAATATTCCGTTTTGTACATGCACGATGGACAGATGTTATATGATCCTGAAAAATCATGGAATAAGCAAGCTTGGGATGTCGATAATGTTGCCACAGAATTATTAAAAGCTAATAAGATAAAGGATTTTATAGTTGTTGGTATTTGGAATGGTGGGCAAACAAGGCATATCGATTATTTTCCGCAAAAACCGTTTGAAGATTTATCGCAAACCGAAAAGGATACTGTAAATGCTCAGTTGAAAAGATCGAGTAGGACAAATGAGATTTTTAAACCTGTATCCGACAATTATCTTAAATTTATTGTAAAAGAATTAAAACCGTTCATCGATAAAAAGTATTCCGTACATACCAAGAAGGAAAATACTTTTATAATGGGAAGTAGCATGGGCGGATTGATATCCATGTATGCCATTTGCGAGTATCCAAATATCTTTGGTGGGGCAGCTTGTTTGTCAACGCATTGGGTTGGAACATTTACATTGGATAATAATCCTGTGCCGAATGCATTTATTAATTATTTGAGCGAAAATTTACCAAATCCTAGAGGGCATAAAATCTACTTCGATTGTGGCGATCAAACTTTGGATGCTTTGTATCCTGCCATACAGGAAAAAGTAGATGCGGTAATGACTGCAAAAGGATACGATGATACCAATTGGATGACTAAGTTTTTTCCGGGAGAGAACCACAGTGAAAATGCTTGGAATAAAAGATTGAATATTCCCTTGGAATTCATTTTAGGAAAAAACGAAAAATAAAAATATTTACATATGAAACGATTATTACTAGTTACATTAACAGTGCTTTTATTAGGCAATGTATCTGTGTTTGCAAAGAACAAAATTGATCATTTAGAGCCCGCATTTTGGTGGGTAGGAATGAAGAATACAAACTTACAATTGTTGGTACATGGAGAGAATATAGCTGAACTACAAGCCGAAATTGATTATCCTGGAGTAAGTATTGAAAAGGTAAGTAAGGTTGAGAATCCAAACTATATGTTTATTGATTTGAAATTGAGCACAGAACTAACAGCTGGGAGTTTTGATATCCTGTTTAAAAAGGGAAAGAGAACTGTAGTAAAGTACAATTATGAACTAAAAGAGAGAAGAAAGGGATCGGCCGAACGCAAAAGCTTTACGTCTGCAGATGCAATGTATTTAATTACACCAGATCGTTTTGCTAATGGAAATCCAGATAATGATAATGTAAAAGGTTTAAGCGACGGATTGAATCGAGAGGATAAATCGGGACGCCATGGTGGAGATATTCAGGGAATGATTGACAACTTGGATTACATTTCTGATATGGGATTTACATCTATTTGGATAAATCCGTTATTAGAGAATAATCAGACCATGTCTTACCATGGTTATGCTACTACCGATTATTATAAAATTGATGAGCGATTCGGAAGTAATGAAGAATATCTGAACTTATCTAAATTAGCTGAGGAAAAAGGTATTGGAATCATTATGGATGTAATTTTGAATCACTGTGGTTCGGAACATTGGTGGATGAAGGACATGCCATCAAAAGATTGGATTAACAATGAAGGAGAATTTATTTCTTGTACTCATAAAAGAACAACCGTTCAGGATAAATATGCATCGAAAGAAGATTTGAAGCAGTTTACTGATGGATGGTTCGTAAAAGAAATGCCAGATTTGAATCAACGCAATCCGTTCATGGCAAATTACCTGATTCAGAATGCTATTTGGTGGGTTGAATACGCTAATTTATATGGAATTCGTGTGGATACTTTTCCATATTCGGATGCGGAATTTTTGAGAGAATGGGATTTGAGATTATTGGCGGAATATCCGAATTTGAATATTGTTGGGGAAGAGTGGAGTACAAACCCTACAATTGTATCTTACTGGCAAAAAGGAAAGCAGAATAAGGATGGGTATGATTCAAAATTACCAAGCCTTATGGATTTTCCAATGCAACATAAATTGGTGGAAGCATTAACTCAAGAGGATACTTGGGGAACAGGCTTAATTCGTTTGTATGAGTTGTTAGTTAATGATGTACTGTATCCAGACCCAAATAACTTGGTTATTTTTCCAGATAATCATGACATGGCTCGTATTTTCGATCAGGTAGATCGTGATTATGATCTGTATAAAATGGCGATGACTTATGTGTTGACTATGCGAGGAATCCCTCAGGTATATTATGGAACAGAGATTCTAGCGAAAAGTGATGCCGGTGGAGACCACGGATTATTACGTATCGATTTTCCTGGTGGATGGGCAGGTGATAAGGTAAATGCATTTACAGGCCAAGGCCTAGGCGAGCAAGAGAAAAATGCACAAGCCTTTTGTAAAACGATATTGAACTGGAGAAAGAATAAAGAGGTAATTCATTCAGGTAAATTAATGCATTATGCGCCAGACATGGGTTTGTATAGCTTTTTCCGATATTCTGATACTGAAAAAGTAATGGTGATTTTAAACAAGAACATCGAATCGGTAAAGTTAAATACCAAGAGATATCATGAAATGCTTGGTGGAAAATCATCTGTAAAAGATATCATCACTGGTGAGACATTTGAATTGAATGATAGCTTTGATATTCCTGCTCGTTCAACAATGATTTTAGAGGTAAATTAGAAATAGAAGTTAGTTAGATTTGAATCCCTTAACAAGTTGTTGTTGAGGGATTTTTTTGTTTGTGTATTTTTTGTTGCCTGATGATTGTTTTGTAGATTGGAAATGGATGAAGTGTACAATTTTAATAATCTGATCATGAAATTACTTATCAAATTGTTCGGGATACTAATTATTCTTGCGGGGATCTCTTTGCTTATTAAACCTGAAATTATTTTAGCTTGGATCGAAAATAATATGGAGAGCACTGCGCTTTATGTAACTGCTATTGTGGCGAGATTGGCTTTGGGTGTTTTATTTTTAGTTGTTGCTAAAGAATCATTATATCCTGCTGCAATTAAAGTTTTTGGCTACTTGTTTGTACTAGCTGCTATCATCCTTTTTTTTATAGGTCATGAAAGTTTTAAGGCATTTATCAACTCACTTATTCCACATGTAAATCCGTATGCGCCTATAGTTGGTGTGTTGGCAATAGTATTTGGTGCTTTTCTTGTTTATGCTTTTTCCAATAGAAAGAGTTGAATTAGATGAAACAAATAGAAAATAATTCCCGAGTCTGCAGCCTCGGGTTTTTTGTGCGTAAAAGCCTATCGTGCTGTTGCAGCTAGTATGAGTAGTATTGAAAAATCAAGAATGCTTTAATGCGAGTTTATTTAAGTCTTGAACTTTTATTCACGCTCCTTGTTTTGTAGATTCGTGCTGCGATGCAAAAAATACTTGTATTCGTTCGTTTCTCGATCAATAAAAAAATAGTAGTGTACCAAATGAATAAAACCAAAACTTGGCAAGAAATTGCCTCTAATTATAAAGAAGGCACAATACATACAGGTCGTGTTATCAAAATGTTTAGCTATGGCTGTTATGTTGAACTTGAGGAGGGGCTTGTAGGACTTCTTCATTTAAAGGATATGGCCTGGCTTACAACCAATTTAAAACCTATAGATTTTGTCAGTTGTGAGGACAAAATAGAAGTTATGGTTTTAGAGGTAAACGAAGAAAAAGAGTCCATTTGTTTGGGAGTAAAGCAATGCACACAAAATCCGTGGGTAGGAATAGCGGAACGATATCCGGAAGGAAAACGGGTGAAAGGGCAAGTTACTAAGGTGATCGATTATGGCTGTATGGTTCTTATTGAAGAAGGCATAGAGGGCATAGTTCATGTCTCGGAAATGGATTGGACCAATAAAAATATGCAACCTGGCCATTTAGTAAGTGTTGGTGATACGATAGAGGTGATGGTGTTGGATGTGCACGAAGCAAAACATCGAATGTCGCTCGGGTTAAAGCAATGTCTGCCAAATCCTTGGAGGCAATTTGAACAGGAATATCAGATAAATGATAGTTTAACTGGTAAGTTTGAAGCATTTTACCCCTTTGGACTTTTCGTTAAATTGGAATGGGATCTTTCGGGTATTGTTTATTCTTCCGATATGCCTAATAACTTAGAGGATTTGAAGAAAGGCGATGAGCTAAAATTAAGTGTTTTAAGTATTGATGCAGAAAGAGAACGTATTGGTTTGAAAGTAATATCAACAGAATCTTGAGAATGGTGATTTTATTTATGCATTAATGGCATCAAGTTGGTGAGTTACTTTTAGCAAGCTTTGGTAAATGAATGTTGACTGTACTAGAAAAATCCGACAAAGGAAAAGTTCTTTGTCGGATTTTTTTATATGCTTTTTAAAGTAGTTTAGTTTGCATCGCGAACCATACGTACGTAGTTGTAATATCTTTCACCACCTTCGCCTAATGGACCACCTTCGTATTTGGTATCGAAACGAACACCACCTGCACCATGAAAATCTTCACCTTCACCATTAACAGCCATGCCAAATGCAACATACCATGCGTAGTAGAACGGCTCGCCAGATGTAAAATTAGCTGATGTACCTGTCCAATAATAGCCATAATCGTCGTTGCCAGCCTCGTTAATAATTGGCGTACAGCTAAATATTGGATCGATTGCCGCACCTACATTTTCAGAATTTTCAGCACTTGGCGAGTAAGAGTAGTCAACAATTCCTTGCAGCTCTTTTACGTTTGGCATTCTCCAATCGCTATGTCCAGCTAATTCAGAAGCTTCGCAGTAAGCTAAAGCAGTTTCCCAGTTCATTGCTTCGCCATTATCAGCTTGCGCCCACATTAAACCAGAAGCACTATCTGTTATGGTGCCATCATCGTTTTTGGTGTATTTATTAATTCCATATTCGTCTCCACGAACGGCACGAACATATTTTGCTAAAGGATTTCCTGTTGGAGCAGCATTACCATCTCCAGGAGGAGGAGTTCCATCTTCTGGAGCTTCACCATCACCAGGAGCTCCATCATTGCCACCACCAACTTCACCTTCTGGCATTTCAGCAGCATAGGCTTTAATGTGACCCGTTACATGGTTTACACCGAAAGCTGATTTAGAACCACCCTCAACTGTTGAACCTACATAATAGTTGCTCGACCAAAATTGTTCGTCTTTTGAAACTTCGCCACTGGCAAGCTTAAAATAGTCGGTATCGATATATGGCCACCCAGATGAAAAATCACTAATCGAGAAAAGTTCTTTCAAGCTTGGCATTCTCCAATCGTCGTAACCACCAAGTTCCAATTCGTTACAATAATCAACCGCCTCTTGCCATGTAAATTCGTCGGTTGTTGGAATTTGCTGCCACATTAAACCAGTATTGTTATCGGTAACTGTTTCATTACCATGATCCGTATAGCTCATGCTTTTTCCTTTCAGGTAGTTGGCATCTTGTCCGTAGAAATCATCACCTACGCTTAATGATGAAACAACAGCGCCATCATTATCATATAGGGTAGTTTGTCCAGAAGCAATTTGTAAATAACTGAATTCGGTTGTTTCTGTAGGATTCTCATCATCGCTATCATCATTTTCGCAAGATGTAAACAATAGACTGGATACTATGCATGCCGATACTGCAAAGGCAATTGACTTTTTCGGGATTCTGAATTTTTCCATTTTAGTAAGTTATTTGATTGATTTTACTCGATAAATCAAAGAAAGGGAGAGATTGGGGTATTTGAAAAAGCAATCAACGAAATGGAATATTCTATCTACGAATTCGATTTTCGAAAAAAATAAGTTCATGCCAATGTGTTGGATGTTTATTCCGATTGGTTAAAAAACTGTCGGTATACTCAAAATTGGGATCTGGTTGATTTGTATTGACCCATGAAAATAATCTTAGAAGAAGTAGAAAATTGTTGATTAGAAAATGTAAATATTAGGCTTTGCTCATTTGATAGCAGCAAAAAAAATAGTTGTGCTTTCCTTTATCAATTCGAAATAAAAATTTTAAACGGGCAATATTGATTACATTTAGTAAATAACGCTTTCTTATTATAACACGAGAATGTAGAGTAAAAGTATTAACCTGGTTTTTATAAAAATCCGAATAAGGAATACGATATGAATATTTTACATCTATCAGATCTGCATTTTGGCCCAAGGCACTGGGACGGTAATGATCAGCTTTTACTCGAAAAAATTAATTCTTTCGATGCTGATATTGTGATTAATACCGGCGACAATACAACAGATGGCTTGGAAAGCGAATATGCTCTAGCAGGCAAGTTCCTCAAAGGGATTAAGTGTGAAAATATCGTCTCTACTCTTGGGAATCATGATAAAAGAAACATGCGCTCTCATGAATTATTTCAGGAATATATTGATGATTCCAAGATGATTTCCATTTCAAAAAAAATCAAGACAAGTAAGAAACATCTTTTTCTAAATTTAGAAATAACGAAGCTAAATGATCATTTTACCGATGTGAATTTTGTTAAAACAATTGATATTAAAGGGAAAAAGGTTTTAATTATCAGTATCGATTCCAATGAACTATACAGCGATGATGGTTACGTTGAAGAAAAAGTATTAAGAGCTGTTTCTAAGGTAATTAGACAGGCAGAATATGACATTCCTTTATTGCTTACCCATTATTCTGTTTTAGGTACCGACGAATGTCCTTTAAAGAATTCGGCGACCCTAATCGATTTTGTACAAAAACACAAAATCAAACATATCTTTTGCGGTC
This window of the Labilibaculum sp. DW002 genome carries:
- a CDS encoding alpha-amylase family glycosyl hydrolase, whose translation is MKRLGFSLYVALLILLSACATSEKEVAEKDKPFVWEGANLYFLLTDRFNNGTTDNDVNFERELPTGKLRGFEGGDIKGITQKIREGYFTDLGINAIWFTPITEQIHGSVDEGTGNTYGFHGYWAKDWTALDPNFGTMDDLAELVAVAHSRGIRIVMDAVINHTGPATEKDPAWEEGWVRTGPTCTYQNFKTTAECTLTDNLPDIKTESTLEVTVPKSLAEKWKNEGRYEQEMKELDEFFARTGYPRTPKYHMIKWLCDYIIEFGIDGYRADTVKHTEESVWGDFRKECEYAFQLWKKNNPEKVLDDNEFYSVAEIYGYNISHKFAYSFGDKQVNYYANGFTDLINFEFKYNAQNSYEELFSNYSEILQGDLKGHGILNYLTSHDDGSPFDAKRERSFESANKLLLCPGTSQVYYGDESARPLVIEGTVGDATLRSFMNWEQIVSDKNTQTVLNHWQKLGQFRRDHPAVGAGVHKMLSETPYVFSRTYNNMELQDQVFVGLDLPIGKKELTIEGLENGTKLHDAYSGEIVKVKNGKVSFDTEFDIVLLELL
- a CDS encoding glycoside hydrolase family 13 protein, which encodes MKRLLLVTLTVLLLGNVSVFAKNKIDHLEPAFWWVGMKNTNLQLLVHGENIAELQAEIDYPGVSIEKVSKVENPNYMFIDLKLSTELTAGSFDILFKKGKRTVVKYNYELKERRKGSAERKSFTSADAMYLITPDRFANGNPDNDNVKGLSDGLNREDKSGRHGGDIQGMIDNLDYISDMGFTSIWINPLLENNQTMSYHGYATTDYYKIDERFGSNEEYLNLSKLAEEKGIGIIMDVILNHCGSEHWWMKDMPSKDWINNEGEFISCTHKRTTVQDKYASKEDLKQFTDGWFVKEMPDLNQRNPFMANYLIQNAIWWVEYANLYGIRVDTFPYSDAEFLREWDLRLLAEYPNLNIVGEEWSTNPTIVSYWQKGKQNKDGYDSKLPSLMDFPMQHKLVEALTQEDTWGTGLIRLYELLVNDVLYPDPNNLVIFPDNHDMARIFDQVDRDYDLYKMAMTYVLTMRGIPQVYYGTEILAKSDAGGDHGLLRIDFPGGWAGDKVNAFTGQGLGEQEKNAQAFCKTILNWRKNKEVIHSGKLMHYAPDMGLYSFFRYSDTEKVMVILNKNIESVKLNTKRYHEMLGGKSSVKDIITGETFELNDSFDIPARSTMILEVN
- a CDS encoding sensor histidine kinase, whose protein sequence is MQIITSDNKWLSYIINNRAVQHLSYWILFVLFFAYAWGTYDANYLKTIKVELINLPVKIFLVYTVIYYLYPRLLFKRKVWLFLCAFVLIVSFTAILQRIIDNLVIVEYFFPNWEKAPTFSFSQIVRSAVNLGSVLMLPMTVKTMEYLAKIQQHEQILQREKLEAELIFLKNQVQPHFLFNTLNSLYSLILKKSDQSLDVILKLSDLLRYMLYETTSTRVDLTKEIDCIKSYLDLEKIRYGNRIDLSLNIWGDISTNRIAPMIILPFIENAFKHSTKGFDGQAWITIEIGLKNKNLVLKIENSVPDSSSDQDSIVGGIGLQTVKRRLSLIYPESHDLKIESTEESYNVHLNLKLQ
- a CDS encoding DUF1566 domain-containing protein; its protein translation is MEKFRIPKKSIAFAVSACIVSSLLFTSCENDDSDDENPTETTEFSYLQIASGQTTLYDNDGAVVSSLSVGDDFYGQDANYLKGKSMSYTDHGNETVTDNNTGLMWQQIPTTDEFTWQEAVDYCNELELGGYDDWRMPSLKELFSISDFSSGWPYIDTDYFKLASGEVSKDEQFWSSNYYVGSTVEGGSKSAFGVNHVTGHIKAYAAEMPEGEVGGGNDGAPGDGEAPEDGTPPPGDGNAAPTGNPLAKYVRAVRGDEYGINKYTKNDDGTITDSASGLMWAQADNGEAMNWETALAYCEASELAGHSDWRMPNVKELQGIVDYSYSPSAENSENVGAAIDPIFSCTPIINEAGNDDYGYYWTGTSANFTSGEPFYYAWYVAFGMAVNGEGEDFHGAGGVRFDTKYEGGPLGEGGERYYNYVRMVRDAN
- a CDS encoding S1 RNA-binding domain-containing protein, coding for MQKILVFVRFSINKKIVVYQMNKTKTWQEIASNYKEGTIHTGRVIKMFSYGCYVELEEGLVGLLHLKDMAWLTTNLKPIDFVSCEDKIEVMVLEVNEEKESICLGVKQCTQNPWVGIAERYPEGKRVKGQVTKVIDYGCMVLIEEGIEGIVHVSEMDWTNKNMQPGHLVSVGDTIEVMVLDVHEAKHRMSLGLKQCLPNPWRQFEQEYQINDSLTGKFEAFYPFGLFVKLEWDLSGIVYSSDMPNNLEDLKKGDELKLSVLSIDAERERIGLKVISTES
- a CDS encoding metallophosphoesterase family protein, with amino-acid sequence MNILHLSDLHFGPRHWDGNDQLLLEKINSFDADIVINTGDNTTDGLESEYALAGKFLKGIKCENIVSTLGNHDKRNMRSHELFQEYIDDSKMISISKKIKTSKKHLFLNLEITKLNDHFTDVNFVKTIDIKGKKVLIISIDSNELYSDDGYVEEKVLRAVSKVIRQAEYDIPLLLTHYSVLGTDECPLKNSATLIDFVQKHKIKHIFCGHTHELELMRTNDLYYGHTFDQYMCGTLSARNHPNDDNMFLYYENLGTKNMHLYVIRIFLDKDKLRFKEEKVY
- a CDS encoding LytR/AlgR family response regulator transcription factor → MNIKCLIVDDEDLAQDVIEEYINRIDYLQLEGKCKSAVEALSILNTKQIDLLFLDIQMPGLTGIQLLKNISNPPTVIFTTAYSEFAVEGFELEALDYLIKPIPFGRFIKAVNRYFKLKKHDYQITEKKESILTDQPFIFVKSDKKMVKVFLHEILFIESQRNYVSIYLENDKEIVTLNTITNIQEKLPESNFLRVHRSFVIAINKIETYSSTIIGINNNQIPIGRNYKTTVISTLEENSIT
- a CDS encoding alpha/beta hydrolase, with translation MRKLGMITLLLFIGFIGNSQNKGNVIGTIDEYPDFQSKYVTMRNVDVWLPEGYSETHKYSVLYMHDGQMLYDPEKSWNKQAWDVDNVATELLKANKIKDFIVVGIWNGGQTRHIDYFPQKPFEDLSQTEKDTVNAQLKRSSRTNEIFKPVSDNYLKFIVKELKPFIDKKYSVHTKKENTFIMGSSMGGLISMYAICEYPNIFGGAACLSTHWVGTFTLDNNPVPNAFINYLSENLPNPRGHKIYFDCGDQTLDALYPAIQEKVDAVMTAKGYDDTNWMTKFFPGENHSENAWNKRLNIPLEFILGKNEK
- a CDS encoding alpha-amylase family glycosyl hydrolase — protein: MKKLNQIVLGMAVLAGMLAGCQNKPAAKAVAEEMKTEKPLEWSRNANIYEVNIRQYTPEGTLNAFAKHMPRLKEMGVDILWLMPVYPISEKNRKGSMGSYYAVADYQAVNPEFGTMDDLKSLVKQAHDMGMKVILDWVANHTGWDNIIMKDHKDWYTQNEKGEIVIPEGTDWSDTADLNYENQEMRKYMIESLKFWLTNADVDGFRCDVAGMVPTDFWEAARKELDAVKPVFMLAEDGGHELLENAFDMGYGWDFHHIMNDVVKGKKTANDMEAFFTKIDTVFPADSYLMNFITNHDENSWNGTIEERMGEGGKAFAVLTFTMPGMPLIYSGQEAGMNKRLKFFEKDEIDWSNETLAPFYKQLLSLKSSNKALQNGIKGGKIVRIPSDKNEAVYAFTREAEGNKVIVILNLGKEPVKATLEMDANAGNYACYKDGNKHDLAAKLAVDMKAWEYRVYVK